Proteins from a single region of Microbacterium sp. zg-Y818:
- the pstA gene encoding phosphate ABC transporter permease PstA, whose translation MTTTRHARPATVRVSAPLGTGTHGDRKPGPLLFLLLLWLSLLVAFGVLATLLITILMDGWGKLSLQLFTNYPSATPETAGARPAVLGSAWVIAATAVFTLPLGIAAAIHLEEFADKKRWFNRLIELNVQNLAAVPAIIYGLLALGFLSLLQVQNKNVVIGGALALSLLILPVVIIATREGLRAVPREIRDASLALGATPWQTVWRQVLPASVPSIATGSILALSRALGEAAPLLVLGALVYITFDPNGLMSGYTTLPIQIFNWTGRPQEGFHELAAATSVLLLAVLLLMNALAIFIRNKYQKRW comes from the coding sequence ATGACCACCACCCGTCACGCCCGGCCGGCGACGGTGCGGGTCTCCGCTCCGCTGGGGACAGGGACCCACGGGGACCGCAAACCCGGTCCGCTGCTCTTCCTGCTGCTGTTGTGGCTGTCGCTCCTCGTCGCGTTCGGGGTGCTGGCGACCCTGCTGATCACGATCCTGATGGACGGCTGGGGCAAGCTCTCCCTTCAGCTGTTCACCAACTACCCCTCGGCGACACCCGAGACCGCGGGCGCGCGGCCGGCCGTCCTCGGCTCGGCGTGGGTGATCGCCGCCACCGCCGTCTTCACGCTCCCGCTCGGCATCGCCGCGGCGATCCACCTGGAGGAGTTCGCCGACAAGAAGCGCTGGTTCAACCGGCTCATCGAGTTGAACGTGCAGAACCTCGCCGCCGTGCCGGCGATCATCTACGGCCTGCTCGCGCTCGGATTCCTCAGCCTGCTGCAGGTGCAGAACAAGAACGTCGTCATCGGTGGGGCGCTCGCGCTGTCGCTGTTGATCCTTCCCGTCGTCATCATCGCCACACGGGAAGGGCTTCGTGCCGTTCCGCGGGAGATCCGCGATGCATCGCTCGCGCTGGGCGCCACCCCGTGGCAGACGGTGTGGCGTCAGGTGCTGCCCGCGTCTGTGCCGAGCATCGCGACCGGGTCGATCCTCGCGCTGTCGCGTGCCTTGGGAGAGGCGGCTCCGCTGCTGGTCCTCGGCGCCCTGGTCTACATCACCTTCGACCCGAACGGGCTGATGAGCGGTTACACGACCCTCCCCATCCAGATCTTCAACTGGACCGGCCGTCCCCAAGAGGGGTTCCACGAGTTGGCGGCCGCGACCAGCGTGCTGTTGCTGGCTGTGCTGCTGCTCATGAACGCGCTGGCCATCTTCATCCGCAACAAGTATCAGAAACGGTGGTAG
- the pstC gene encoding phosphate ABC transporter permease subunit PstC, whose translation MTAVIEKAAGPELAPGPRPGTQFAGRRRPGETLIRMVLRLAALLTMVTTAGILIALLIPSLSFFAEVPVWEFLFGTRWAPRFADASFGAIPLITATLWTTAIALLVAVPFGLGAAIMLAEYAKPRTRSILKPVLEVLAGVPTVVYGFFALQFVQATVLREWLQLPTGAFSVLAAGLVMGVMIIPTIASISEDAMSAVPSALRQGSAALGANRMQTTLRVVFPAALSGIVAAVVLGVSRAVGETMIVAIAAGSQARIVTNPLEQGQTMTGFIANAALGDSRVGSLEYNTLFAVGLLLFLITLLMNLISIRFVRRFREAY comes from the coding sequence ATGACCGCCGTCATCGAGAAGGCCGCGGGTCCGGAGCTTGCTCCGGGCCCCCGGCCGGGTACCCAGTTCGCCGGCCGTCGGCGGCCGGGCGAGACCCTCATCAGGATGGTTCTGCGCCTTGCCGCGCTGCTGACGATGGTCACCACCGCCGGCATCCTCATCGCGCTGCTGATTCCGTCGCTGTCCTTCTTCGCCGAGGTCCCGGTGTGGGAGTTCCTGTTCGGCACCCGCTGGGCACCGCGGTTCGCCGACGCTTCGTTCGGGGCGATCCCGCTGATCACCGCCACGCTGTGGACCACGGCGATCGCCCTGCTGGTCGCCGTCCCGTTCGGGTTGGGTGCGGCGATCATGCTGGCCGAGTACGCGAAACCGCGCACCCGCAGCATCCTCAAGCCCGTACTGGAGGTTCTCGCCGGTGTTCCCACGGTCGTCTACGGGTTCTTCGCTCTGCAGTTCGTGCAGGCGACCGTGCTGCGCGAATGGCTGCAGCTGCCCACCGGCGCGTTCAGCGTGCTGGCGGCCGGATTGGTGATGGGCGTCATGATCATCCCCACCATCGCCTCCATCTCCGAAGACGCGATGTCGGCCGTGCCGAGCGCTCTGCGACAGGGAAGTGCCGCCCTGGGAGCTAACCGCATGCAGACCACCCTGCGGGTCGTGTTCCCCGCCGCCTTGTCGGGCATCGTCGCCGCCGTCGTGCTCGGGGTCTCGCGCGCGGTGGGCGAGACGATGATCGTCGCGATCGCCGCCGGCAGTCAAGCCCGCATCGTCACCAACCCGCTGGAGCAGGGGCAGACGATGACGGGATTCATCGCCAACGCCGCCCTCGGGGACTCCCGCGTGGGGAGTCTCGAATACAACACCCTCTTCGCCGTCGGACTGCTGCTGTTTCTCATCACGCTGCTGATGAACCTGATCAGCATCCGGTTCGTGCGCCGCTTCAGGGAGGCCTACTGA
- the pstB gene encoding phosphate ABC transporter ATP-binding protein PstB has protein sequence MNTSRVVASADTPRPQFHPHADRPLLDAPSGLIRCENVDVYYGAFRAVTDVNLSFGKNEITALIGPSGCGKSTLLRSLNRMNDLVDGARVEGQVLFQDDDIYAKGVDPIEVRRRIGMVFQKPNPFPKSIYDNVAYGPRVTGMKVSSMDDLVEEALTKAALWDEVKDKLKQSAFGLSGGQQQRLCIARTIAVKPDVILMDEPCSALDPIATMRIEDLMHELRREYTIIIVTHNMQQAARVADRTAFFTALADDTTGDRTGVLVEYAPTAQIFEQPADQRTEDYISGRFG, from the coding sequence ATGAACACCTCCCGTGTCGTCGCGTCCGCGGACACGCCTCGCCCTCAGTTCCACCCGCACGCCGACCGGCCTCTGCTGGACGCTCCGAGCGGGCTGATCCGCTGCGAGAACGTGGACGTCTACTACGGTGCCTTCCGCGCCGTCACCGACGTCAACCTCAGCTTCGGGAAGAACGAGATCACGGCCCTGATCGGCCCGTCCGGGTGTGGCAAATCCACCCTGCTGCGATCGCTCAACCGGATGAACGACCTGGTCGACGGAGCTCGAGTCGAGGGGCAGGTGCTGTTCCAGGACGACGACATCTATGCCAAGGGCGTCGATCCGATCGAGGTGCGGCGCCGGATCGGCATGGTGTTCCAAAAACCCAACCCGTTCCCCAAGTCGATCTACGACAACGTCGCCTACGGCCCCCGCGTCACCGGGATGAAGGTGTCGAGCATGGACGACCTGGTGGAAGAGGCGTTGACCAAGGCGGCCCTCTGGGACGAGGTGAAGGACAAGCTCAAGCAATCCGCGTTCGGACTGTCCGGCGGTCAGCAGCAGCGTCTGTGCATCGCCCGCACCATCGCCGTCAAACCCGACGTGATCCTCATGGACGAGCCGTGCTCGGCTCTGGACCCCATCGCGACCATGCGCATCGAGGATCTCATGCACGAGCTGCGCCGTGAGTACACGATCATCATCGTCACCCACAACATGCAGCAGGCGGCTCGGGTCGCCGATCGCACGGCGTTCTTCACCGCGCTCGCCGATGACACCACCGGTGACCGGACGGGCGTGCTGGTGGAGTACGCACCCACCGCGCAGATCTTCGAGCAGCCGGCCGATCAGCGCACCGAGGACTACATCAGCGGCAGATTCGGGTGA